One part of the Lentimicrobium sp. L6 genome encodes these proteins:
- a CDS encoding YdeI family protein, with protein MNDISTKYFIDRKEWRNWLKTNFEVEDDIWLEYPLKKTGKIRILYNDAVEEVLCFGWIDSTVKSLNDETTIQRFCKRRKYSSFSQPNVERLKWLFENHLIHDSVRNKVLEIIQQEFVFPEDIIKKLKVDKMVWKNYQILSEPYKRIRIA; from the coding sequence ATGAACGATATATCAACAAAATACTTTATTGACAGAAAAGAATGGAGAAATTGGCTCAAAACAAATTTTGAGGTCGAAGATGATATTTGGTTGGAATATCCATTAAAGAAGACAGGCAAGATACGAATTTTGTATAATGATGCGGTTGAAGAAGTGCTTTGCTTTGGATGGATTGACAGCACGGTTAAATCACTAAATGATGAGACTACTATTCAAAGATTTTGTAAAAGACGAAAGTATTCGTCTTTCTCACAACCAAATGTTGAACGTTTAAAATGGCTTTTTGAAAACCATTTGATTCACGACTCCGTTAGGAATAAGGTTTTAGAAATAATTCAACAGGAATTCGTATTTCCGGAAGACATCATAAAAAAGTTAAAAGTAGATAAGATGGTTTGGAAGAATTATCAGATTCTTTCAGAACCATATAAGCGAATCAGAATTGCATAA
- a CDS encoding prolyl oligopeptidase family serine peptidase: MKTSSLIIWVFIVAQILLFNSFTGYAQPSLFSLEKFVSGQDTLNYRFLFPDYNTMRELPLVVFLHGSGERGNDNEAQLKWGVKNFATSEQMKMHSSFVVAPQCPSGESWANFLFDETSGSIQMQDIPTKPMELLVQLIEQLIKDYSVDTRRIYITGLSMGGLGTFDAMARYPDLFAAAVPVCGGGDPTTAPLIKDIPIWIFHGAEDTSVDPQYSVDMLQALIDVGAHPGLTYYPEVGHFSWIAAYSDPLMIEWLFRQKKKQ; encoded by the coding sequence ATGAAAACGTCTTCCTTAATAATATGGGTATTTATCGTAGCACAAATTCTTTTATTTAACTCTTTTACTGGCTACGCTCAGCCTTCACTTTTTAGTTTAGAGAAGTTTGTTAGTGGACAAGATACACTGAATTATAGATTTCTATTTCCAGATTATAATACCATGCGCGAGCTTCCTTTGGTGGTTTTTCTTCATGGATCTGGTGAGCGGGGAAACGATAACGAGGCACAATTAAAATGGGGAGTGAAGAATTTTGCCACTAGTGAACAAATGAAAATGCATAGTTCATTTGTGGTGGCTCCTCAATGTCCTTCAGGTGAAAGCTGGGCCAACTTTCTTTTTGATGAAACAAGTGGCAGCATCCAAATGCAAGATATCCCAACCAAGCCTATGGAATTACTTGTTCAACTCATCGAACAACTTATAAAAGACTATTCCGTAGACACAAGACGCATCTATATTACAGGATTATCAATGGGAGGTTTAGGTACTTTTGATGCCATGGCTCGATACCCTGATTTATTTGCTGCAGCAGTTCCCGTTTGTGGCGGAGGAGACCCGACCACCGCTCCTCTAATTAAAGATATTCCAATCTGGATTTTTCATGGAGCTGAGGATACTTCGGTTGATCCTCAGTATTCTGTGGATATGCTGCAGGCCTTGATAGATGTTGGTGCGCATCCCGGACTTACTTATTATCCTGAAGTAGGGCATTTCTCATGGATTGCGGCTTATAGCGATCCTTTAATGATAGAGTGGTTGTTTCGACAGAAGAAAAAGCAGTAA